Proteins encoded by one window of Lathyrus oleraceus cultivar Zhongwan6 chromosome 1, CAAS_Psat_ZW6_1.0, whole genome shotgun sequence:
- the LOC127100704 gene encoding uncharacterized protein LOC127100704 has protein sequence MYNPGGKNHPNFSWKDQKGIAPQHVTTRSGKSDEVIEEVDKEEDQLIEVDLEIKENEVVRREVIAPKPVVKEKVIEPKPVVKLPFPTRNKKKGQHEKNFEKSLELFKKLEINIPLLEALEQMPTYVKFMKDIISKRRTTNTNPIILIKTCSSILQGMKIPIKKKDRGAITIPCTIGDRSFNKALIDLGASVSLIPLSIYKKLSIGVVQDTRMTLQFVDHSIKKPYGIVEDVLVKIDNFVFLVDFVILEMPKDEEIPLILGIPFLEMGRCLINIEEGTMLLKVYDEELKIDVQNIMRYKDDICTNHTIEVLDQVTTYDNPLHTPHSPLEKVLSLSIFDLDKEVDNGESEVLALLDAQTLWKGSRPRRWEDLCVPQSSEENEEPKKETELKQLPDNLKYVFLEPEGKCPAIINSSLQNI, from the exons ATGTACAATCCGGGTGGGAAAAATCATCCCAACTTctcatggaaagaccaaaaaggaaTTGCTCCTCAACATG TGACAACACGAAGTGGTAAATCTGATGAAGTTATTGAGGAAGTGGACAAAGAGGAAGACCAATTGATCGAAGTGGACCttgagatcaaagaaaatgaagttgttaGGAGAGAAGTGATAGCACCGAAACCGGTTGTGAAAGAAAAAGTCATTGAGCCCAAGCCGGTTGTTAAGCTCCCTTTCCCCACTAGAAACAAGAAAAAAGGacaacatgagaaaaactttgaaaaatccttagagttgttcaagaagctGGAGATTAACATTCCGTTGTTGGaggcacttgaacaaatgccCACGTATGtcaagttcatgaaggatatcATTTCAAAGAGGCGTACCACCAACACTAACCCTATTATTCTAATCAAAACTTGTAGTtctattttgcagggtatgaagattccgaTAAAGAAGAAGGATCGAGGAGCTATCACTATTCCATGTACTATTGGAGATAGGTCGTTCAACAAAGCTCTTATTGATCTGGGAGCTAGCGTGAGTCTCATTCCGTTATCTATTTACAAGAAGCTCAGTATAGGGGTtgttcaagataccagaatgacactcCAATTCGTCGATCATTCGATCAAGAAACCGTATGGCATTGTTGAAGATGTTCTGGTGAAAATTGATAACTTTGTATTTTTGGTGGATTTTGTAATTCTTGAAATGCCGAAAGATGAAGAGATCCCTCTCATTCTGGGGATACCCTTTTTGGAGATGGGACGGTGCTTGATAAACATAGAAGAAGGAACAATGTTGCTGAAGGTTTATGATGAGGAATTGAAAATCGATGTTCAAAACATCATGAGGTACAAGGATGATATTTGTACCAATCATACTATAGAGGTGCTGGATCAGGTGACGACATATGATAACCCTTTGCATACACCCCACTCACCTTTGGAAAAAGTGTTAAGTTTGTCCATTTTCGATTTGGATAAAGAGGTGGACAACGGGGAATCTGAAGTTCTGGCCTTGTTGGACGCACAAACCCTGTGGAAAGGATCTCGACCACGCCGGTGGGAGGATTTATGCGTACCTCAATCTAGTGAAGAGAATGAAGAACCTAAGAAGGAAACAGAGTTGAAACAACTTCCTGACAATCTAAAATATGTCTTTCTCGAACCTGAAGGAAAATGTCCTGCTATCATAAACTCGAGCCTTCAGAATATCTAA